One Coriobacteriia bacterium genomic region harbors:
- the argJ gene encoding bifunctional glutamate N-acetyltransferase/amino-acid acetyltransferase ArgJ has product MTDTSDNLTPSPVPGGVTAPRGFSACGVSAGLKAAGALDVALVVAKQTCPAAGVFTTNKVAAAPVVVSRRHVSAGKARGVVVNAGNANACTGAAGERDAEATADTLAALLGCDAGDVLVCSTGVIGVPLPSGKLLGALPGAVAGLAADGGARAAQAIMTTDTVAKEAAVQLELGGVTYRVGGMAKGSGMIQPNMATMLSVITTDAPLDSGACDAALRAAVTATFNRVTVDSDTSTNDTCVLLASGAAGGEPIATNDPRFGALAAAVRVVAESLARMIARDGEGATKLITVIVRGAASDADAELAAFAIANSPLVKTAVFGRDANWGRVAMAIGKCGCALDPVAFDITFAGIPVCSAAAALGFDEDAAFEALGATDVDIEVDLHLGAAEATVWTCDLTYDYVRINGEYRS; this is encoded by the coding sequence ATGACCGACACCTCTGACAACCTCACCCCAAGCCCGGTCCCTGGCGGCGTGACTGCGCCACGCGGCTTCTCGGCATGCGGGGTCTCGGCGGGCCTGAAGGCAGCCGGAGCGCTCGACGTGGCTCTCGTCGTTGCCAAGCAGACGTGCCCGGCGGCTGGCGTCTTCACCACCAACAAGGTAGCTGCGGCGCCGGTGGTGGTCTCACGCCGGCACGTCTCAGCGGGCAAGGCACGCGGCGTTGTGGTCAACGCGGGCAACGCCAACGCGTGCACGGGCGCCGCAGGCGAACGCGACGCCGAGGCGACCGCGGATACGTTGGCGGCGCTCCTGGGCTGCGACGCTGGCGACGTGCTGGTGTGCTCGACCGGCGTGATCGGCGTGCCGCTTCCGTCGGGCAAGCTGCTCGGTGCGCTTCCCGGCGCGGTGGCAGGACTTGCGGCAGATGGCGGAGCTCGCGCTGCCCAGGCGATCATGACCACCGATACCGTCGCCAAGGAGGCTGCGGTTCAGCTCGAGCTCGGCGGCGTGACGTACCGGGTTGGCGGCATGGCCAAGGGTAGCGGCATGATCCAGCCCAACATGGCGACAATGCTCTCGGTCATCACAACCGACGCGCCGCTGGACTCCGGCGCCTGCGACGCGGCACTGCGGGCGGCGGTCACCGCGACCTTCAACCGGGTCACGGTCGACTCCGACACCTCGACCAACGACACGTGCGTCCTGCTCGCTTCCGGTGCGGCCGGCGGCGAGCCGATCGCGACCAACGACCCGCGTTTCGGCGCACTTGCCGCTGCAGTGCGTGTCGTCGCCGAGTCGCTCGCCCGCATGATCGCGCGGGACGGCGAGGGCGCCACCAAGCTCATCACGGTGATTGTACGAGGCGCCGCGAGCGACGCCGACGCCGAGCTTGCGGCCTTCGCGATTGCGAACTCGCCGCTGGTCAAGACCGCTGTCTTCGGCCGAGATGCCAACTGGGGTCGCGTTGCGATGGCAATCGGCAAGTGCGGCTGCGCCTTGGACCCGGTGGCGTTCGACATCACCTTCGCCGGCATCCCCGTGTGCTCGGCCGCGGCAGCGCTCGGCTTTGACGAGGACGCGGCGTTCGAAGCGCTGGGAGCGACCGACGTTGACATCGAGGTCGACCTGCATCTCGGAGCTGCCGAGGCAACCGTGTGGACCTGCGATCTGACCTACGACTACGTGCGCATCAACGGCGAGTACCGCTCGTGA
- the argB gene encoding acetylglutamate kinase, whose product MKDLLAKAEVLTEALPYIKRTSGTRVVIKYGGAAMTNPKLREQVASDIVLMKLVGINPVIVHGGGPEITSYMERLDMKVEFFNGLRVTTDEAMELVRMVLVGKVNPELVGAINVHGRYAVGVSGDDGNLVTAKQRDPRLGRVGDVTAIDTTIIDKLIEDDFIPVVATVAAGEDGGSYNVNADSVASELAVALDADKVIFLTDVDGLYADFDEKSSLISALTPDEAEEMIVNDLLGGGMVPKVAACVAALRGGVRRAHILNGTVPHALLLEVYTDEGVGTMIAETGEVL is encoded by the coding sequence ATGAAGGACCTGCTGGCCAAGGCCGAAGTGCTGACCGAGGCACTGCCGTACATCAAGCGGACGTCGGGCACGCGCGTCGTCATCAAGTACGGTGGCGCGGCCATGACCAATCCAAAGCTGCGCGAGCAGGTGGCCTCCGACATCGTGCTGATGAAGCTCGTAGGCATCAACCCCGTGATCGTTCACGGCGGCGGGCCCGAGATCACTTCATACATGGAGCGGCTCGACATGAAGGTCGAGTTCTTCAACGGACTGCGCGTCACCACCGACGAGGCGATGGAACTCGTGCGGATGGTACTCGTCGGCAAGGTGAACCCAGAGCTGGTCGGCGCCATCAACGTCCACGGCCGTTACGCGGTGGGCGTGTCGGGCGACGACGGCAACCTCGTGACCGCCAAGCAGCGCGACCCGCGACTGGGGCGCGTGGGCGACGTCACCGCCATCGACACGACGATCATCGACAAGCTCATCGAAGACGACTTCATCCCGGTCGTGGCGACCGTGGCCGCCGGCGAGGACGGCGGCAGCTACAACGTGAACGCCGACTCGGTGGCAAGCGAACTGGCAGTCGCACTCGACGCCGACAAGGTCATCTTCTTGACCGACGTCGACGGTCTGTACGCCGACTTCGACGAGAAGTCCTCGCTCATCTCGGCGCTGACACCCGACGAGGCCGAGGAGATGATCGTCAACGATCTGCTCGGCGGCGGAATGGTGCCCAAGGTTGCCGCGTGCGTCGCGGCGCTGCGTGGCGGGGTGAGACGCGCCCACATCCTCAACGGAACGGTGCCTCACGCTCTGCTGCTCGAGGTCTACACCGACGAGGGCGTCGGCACGATGATCGCCGAGACCGGAGAGGTGCTGTAG
- the argC gene encoding N-acetyl-gamma-glutamyl-phosphate reductase produces the protein MVEVAVVGAAGYAGIEAVRLVLGHPNLRLSLATSGADAAKEVASVYPALAGATTLKFVAPDAALIADSAQVALLAVPHTAAIELAIPLLAAGVTVIDLSADFRLTDPAVYEEWYGVAHGAPELLPEAVYGLPELDRMRLPGSRLVACPGCYPTATALAAAPALEAHVTSSTRIVVDAKSGVSGAGRSLSASSHYVAANESVRAYKAGGQHRHTPEIEQTLTRAAGRDVQVIFTPHLVPMTRGLLSTVYLDVANDFTTADAIALYSARYANEPFVHVHKAGFMPSTAEVSGSNRAAIGLAVDERTKTLVVTCAIDNLMKGAAGQAIQCLNAVLGYPETTGFERPGPVI, from the coding sequence ATGGTCGAAGTAGCGGTGGTGGGAGCGGCAGGTTACGCAGGTATCGAGGCGGTTCGACTCGTGCTTGGCCACCCAAATCTGCGACTTTCCCTCGCAACCTCCGGCGCCGACGCGGCCAAGGAAGTGGCTTCCGTGTACCCGGCGCTCGCTGGAGCCACGACGCTGAAGTTTGTCGCGCCCGACGCTGCACTCATCGCCGACTCGGCGCAGGTCGCGCTGCTTGCGGTACCGCATACGGCCGCGATCGAACTTGCCATTCCGCTGCTGGCAGCCGGCGTCACAGTCATCGATCTTTCGGCCGACTTCCGGCTCACGGATCCCGCGGTCTACGAGGAGTGGTACGGCGTTGCCCACGGTGCACCCGAGCTGCTTCCCGAGGCCGTCTACGGCCTCCCAGAGCTCGACCGGATGCGTCTTCCCGGTTCGCGGCTCGTGGCATGCCCCGGCTGCTACCCCACAGCGACGGCGCTCGCCGCAGCCCCAGCGCTTGAGGCGCACGTCACCTCTAGCACTCGCATCGTGGTAGATGCGAAGTCGGGCGTCTCGGGCGCTGGCCGTTCGCTTTCGGCATCAAGCCACTACGTTGCCGCCAACGAGTCCGTCCGAGCGTACAAGGCGGGCGGCCAACACCGGCACACGCCCGAGATCGAGCAGACGCTTACACGCGCCGCCGGCCGAGACGTGCAGGTCATTTTCACGCCCCACCTCGTTCCGATGACGCGCGGCCTGCTCTCCACCGTCTACCTCGACGTAGCGAACGATTTCACGACAGCCGACGCGATTGCGTTGTACTCGGCGCGCTACGCCAACGAGCCGTTCGTGCACGTCCACAAGGCGGGCTTCATGCCCTCAACCGCCGAAGTCTCGGGCAGCAACCGTGCGGCGATCGGGCTGGCGGTCGACGAGCGCACCAAGACCTTGGTGGTCACGTGCGCCATCGACAACCTCATGAAGGGCGCGGCGGGTCAGGCGATCCAGTGCCTCAACGCGGTGCTTGGGTATCCGGAGACCACAGGGTTCGAGCGACCCGGACCGGTCATCTAG
- the pheT gene encoding phenylalanine--tRNA ligase subunit beta yields the protein MRVSLKWLKELVAVDLPVPELVDRLDLTGTAVEAVHTAGSALEGVVVGQIVAKERHPDADTLWVTRVDVGRAEPLQIVCGAQNFEAGDKVPVAVVGTTLPNGMTIKKAKLRGVASEGMNCSADELGLGGDHSGLLILPADAPIGVPFAEYRGLSDSILELEITPNRPDCMSVVGVAREVGAVLDHPATVPASTPAETGVPVADSVSVTISDGELCPRYTARLIRDVKIGPSPEWLVERVQASGARSINNVVDITNYVMFELGQPLHAFDADLLARDSAGRIVLDVRLASAAEKIRTLDGQDRELTADTLLITDPSGPVALAGVMGGESTEVHAATVNILLESASFSATSISRTRRRLGLFSEASARYERGVDAAGCAAALDRAAALMAELADGKVAPGIIDTYPRPAVPRALTLRISRLHAILGVSVTAEEAAGILVRLGCDVVNSGDELAVTVPTFRPDLEREIDLVEEVLRIYGMARVVSTLPAGRMRIGELTRTQRWRERIGATLRAAGLNETMTYSFADPGDVERMRDCLDDGEVACELLNPMSVEQSILRRSLLPGLMRSVSYNQRRGVPNIHLYEIGSTFRTSEGRKQPKERSVVAGVLAGAWHPPAWNVPTTALDFYDGKGVLETLARELGADKLRIRAAELPYLQPGRSAEVLIGGSAGGWIGEVHPLVAQSFEADVPVVAFELDLSALVRAAKDVKPFTDVTRFPSIELDVALLVPEDVTAERIEQSSRSAGGKLLESVRIFDVYRGKGVPQGKKSVAIALTYRAPDRTLTAEEVAAAHERLVRKVSAAVGGEMRG from the coding sequence ATGCGCGTTTCGCTGAAGTGGCTCAAGGAGCTCGTTGCCGTCGATCTGCCGGTTCCCGAGCTCGTCGACCGGCTCGACCTGACCGGCACGGCTGTGGAGGCCGTGCACACCGCCGGCTCGGCGCTGGAAGGCGTCGTCGTCGGACAGATCGTCGCCAAAGAGCGCCATCCCGATGCCGACACGCTCTGGGTGACGCGCGTCGACGTGGGACGAGCCGAGCCACTCCAGATTGTGTGTGGCGCCCAGAACTTCGAGGCCGGCGACAAGGTCCCGGTTGCGGTGGTGGGTACGACGCTTCCCAACGGCATGACCATCAAGAAAGCCAAGCTGCGCGGTGTCGCGAGCGAAGGCATGAACTGCTCGGCGGACGAACTAGGACTGGGCGGCGATCACAGCGGGCTGCTCATCCTGCCCGCCGACGCTCCCATCGGCGTCCCCTTCGCTGAGTACCGTGGGCTGTCAGACTCGATCCTCGAGCTCGAGATCACCCCCAACCGCCCCGACTGCATGTCGGTCGTCGGCGTCGCACGTGAGGTTGGCGCCGTGCTCGACCACCCGGCCACCGTGCCGGCATCCACGCCTGCCGAGACCGGCGTGCCCGTCGCCGACTCGGTCAGCGTCACGATCTCGGACGGGGAGTTGTGCCCTCGCTACACCGCACGGCTGATCCGCGACGTGAAGATCGGCCCGTCGCCGGAGTGGCTCGTGGAGCGCGTGCAAGCATCGGGTGCTCGCTCGATCAACAACGTCGTCGACATCACCAACTACGTGATGTTCGAGCTCGGCCAGCCTCTGCACGCCTTCGACGCCGACCTGCTGGCGCGCGACTCGGCGGGCCGCATCGTCCTGGACGTGCGCCTGGCCTCCGCCGCCGAGAAGATCCGCACGCTTGACGGTCAGGACCGCGAGCTGACTGCTGACACGTTGCTGATCACCGATCCCAGCGGCCCAGTAGCACTCGCCGGCGTGATGGGCGGAGAGTCGACCGAGGTGCACGCGGCCACCGTCAACATCCTGCTCGAGTCGGCGTCGTTCTCGGCGACCTCGATCTCGCGCACGCGCCGGCGTCTCGGGCTGTTCTCCGAGGCGTCCGCTCGCTACGAGCGCGGCGTCGACGCAGCCGGCTGCGCGGCGGCGCTCGACAGGGCCGCTGCGCTGATGGCCGAGCTGGCCGATGGCAAGGTTGCGCCAGGCATCATCGACACCTACCCGCGTCCCGCTGTGCCGCGCGCGCTCACGCTCCGCATCTCACGCCTCCACGCGATCCTTGGCGTGTCCGTGACCGCCGAGGAGGCGGCGGGCATCCTGGTGCGGCTCGGTTGCGACGTCGTGAATTCCGGCGACGAACTGGCCGTCACCGTCCCGACCTTCCGTCCCGACCTCGAACGTGAGATCGACCTGGTCGAAGAGGTGCTGCGCATCTACGGCATGGCGCGCGTCGTGTCCACGCTGCCCGCCGGTCGCATGCGCATCGGCGAGCTTACGCGCACGCAGCGGTGGCGCGAGCGTATCGGCGCGACGCTGAGGGCGGCTGGGCTCAACGAGACGATGACGTACTCGTTCGCCGACCCGGGTGACGTCGAGCGCATGCGCGACTGCTTGGACGATGGCGAGGTCGCTTGCGAGCTACTCAATCCGATGTCGGTCGAGCAGTCGATCCTACGCCGCTCACTCTTGCCTGGCCTGATGCGCAGCGTCTCGTACAACCAACGGCGAGGCGTGCCCAACATCCATCTCTATGAGATCGGTTCGACGTTCCGCACCTCTGAGGGCCGCAAGCAGCCCAAGGAGCGTTCGGTGGTTGCCGGCGTGCTTGCCGGCGCGTGGCACCCGCCCGCGTGGAATGTGCCTACCACCGCACTCGACTTCTACGACGGCAAGGGTGTGCTCGAGACTCTTGCGCGCGAACTAGGCGCGGACAAGTTGCGCATTCGCGCTGCCGAGCTGCCCTACCTGCAGCCGGGGCGCAGCGCCGAAGTGCTCATCGGCGGCTCGGCAGGCGGTTGGATCGGCGAGGTGCATCCGCTCGTCGCGCAGTCGTTTGAGGCCGATGTGCCCGTGGTGGCCTTCGAACTCGACCTGTCGGCGCTCGTCCGCGCTGCAAAGGACGTCAAGCCCTTCACCGACGTCACGCGATTCCCCTCCATCGAACTGGACGTCGCGCTTCTCGTTCCAGAGGACGTGACCGCCGAGCGCATCGAACAGTCCTCGCGCTCCGCCGGTGGCAAGCTGCTCGAGTCCGTGCGCATCTTCGACGTGTACCGCGGCAAGGGCGTGCCGCAGGGCAAGAAGTCGGTCGCCATCGCGCTGACGTATCGCGCCCCGGATCGCACGCTGACCGCCGAGGAGGTCGCGGCTGCTCACGAGCGGCTGGTCCGCAAGGTGTCGGCCGCGGTGGGCGGAGAGATGCGCGGATAG
- the pheS gene encoding phenylalanine--tRNA ligase subunit alpha: MSITQELEEQRDRCLAQIAEAADLAALDAVRVAYLGKKGSLTGVLRGLGSLPPEERPLAGKVSNDVRLALEAALDARHAELSAVAMEARIGAEAIDVTLPGRARPVGSRHLIEQIRAEVVEVFLGLGYKIAEGPEVELDYYNFTALNTPPDHPARSLQDTFYVRDLSGERADIEGESDVLLRTHTSPVQVRTMEAQEPPIYILAPGKVYRRDIADPSHLPQFTQIEGLVVDEGITFADLKGTLDHVCKAIFGPDRKTRFRPHFFPFTEPSAEVDVSCGICGGDGCRFCKGTGWLEILGCGMVDPNVFGYAGIDPERYSGFAFGMGVERIAALKYDLPDLRVLLEGDMRFLRQF, translated from the coding sequence TGAGCATCACCCAAGAACTCGAAGAGCAGCGAGACCGCTGTCTGGCGCAGATCGCTGAGGCAGCTGACTTGGCCGCACTCGACGCCGTACGCGTCGCTTACCTGGGCAAGAAGGGGTCGCTGACCGGTGTTCTGCGCGGCCTGGGTTCGCTGCCACCAGAGGAGCGCCCGCTGGCCGGCAAGGTCTCCAACGACGTGCGTCTCGCGCTTGAGGCCGCACTCGACGCGCGTCACGCCGAGCTGTCGGCGGTTGCGATGGAGGCGCGTATCGGCGCCGAGGCCATCGACGTCACGCTGCCGGGCCGCGCCCGCCCCGTCGGCTCGCGGCATCTCATCGAGCAGATTCGCGCCGAGGTCGTCGAGGTGTTCCTCGGCTTGGGCTACAAGATCGCCGAAGGCCCCGAAGTCGAATTGGACTACTACAACTTCACGGCGCTCAACACCCCGCCCGACCATCCGGCGCGAAGTCTCCAAGACACGTTCTACGTTCGCGACCTGTCCGGCGAGCGCGCCGACATCGAAGGCGAGAGCGACGTGTTGCTGCGCACGCACACGAGTCCCGTGCAGGTGCGCACGATGGAGGCCCAGGAGCCGCCAATCTACATCCTGGCACCCGGCAAGGTCTACCGCCGAGACATCGCTGACCCGAGCCACCTGCCGCAGTTCACGCAGATCGAGGGACTCGTCGTCGACGAGGGCATCACGTTCGCCGACCTTAAAGGCACGCTCGATCACGTCTGCAAGGCGATCTTCGGCCCCGATCGAAAGACGCGGTTCCGGCCGCACTTCTTCCCGTTCACGGAGCCATCGGCCGAGGTCGATGTGAGCTGCGGGATCTGCGGCGGCGACGGGTGCCGCTTCTGCAAGGGGACGGGGTGGCTGGAGATCCTCGGCTGCGGAATGGTCGACCCTAACGTCTTCGGCTACGCCGGGATCGACCCGGAGCGCTACTCCGGCTTCGCGTTCGGCATGGGCGTCGAGCGCATCGCTGCGCTCAAGTACGACTTGCCCGACCTGCGCGTCCTGCTCGAAGGCGACATGCGGTTCCTGCGCCAGTTCTAG